In Eulemur rufifrons isolate Redbay chromosome 15, OSU_ERuf_1, whole genome shotgun sequence, the genomic stretch GGATGATCTACTGTCTAGTTGTTCTGTCCATTGTTGAAACTAGGGTATTGAAATCTGTAACTATAATtgctgaattttctatttctcttttgaattccgtcagtttttgctttatgtattttggcactgtgttgttaggtgcatatatgctTATAATTGTCATATCTTCTTAATGGATTTATACTTTTCTCATTATGAATGTCTTGCTTTGGTTTTATTAgcaattttttcttaaagtctattgtgtctgatattagtatagccactccagctctcTTTTGCTTAGTGTTTGAATAGTATATCTTTTCCATCCTTCTATTTTCAGCTTATTTGTgcctttgatttttatatatctgaAATATATCTACATGTAGACAGCATGTAGTTGAATCATgtgtttttaaatccattctgccaGTTTCTGCCTGTTAATTGGAgtgtttaattatttatattttatgtgatttttctatatgtcttatttttttgtgCTTTGCTGGTTTTGCATTACtgctttttttaaatcatttgtcattaggaaattgaaaattaaaacaacaatgagataccactacatacctattagaatggccaaaattccAAAAGCTGATAATAGCAATTGTTGAGGAGTATGCAGAGtagcaggaattctcattcactgctagtgggaatgtaataTGGTACAGTCACTTCAGAATATAGTTTAGAAAGTTCTTACAAGGCTAAACATAATCTTATCATATAATTAAGCAATtatgttcctaggtatttatttaaCTGACTTGAAAACTTTTATCCACACAAAGCCCTGCATGAAATAttcattgcagctttattcataatcaccaaaaactggaagcaataaAGATATCCTTTGATaagtaaatagataaacaaactgtggtatagccatacaataGAATTTATTCAGATACTTTTTTAGATTACTTTGTAAATCAAGACACAAAAAGATATGGATAAATCTTAAATACATactgctaaatgaaagaagcaagtCTGAAGAGGCTACATGCTATATGGTTCCAACTATCTGACATCCTGGAAAGAGGCAAAATTATAGtgatagtaaaataattagtggtttccaggagtTCAGGGTAAGACCAGAAGGTTAAACAGATAAAGCATAAGGGATTTTTTCcaggcagtgaaactactctgtatgaaattgtaatggtggatacatgacactatgtatttgttaaaattcGAGAGTGAGTCTTAATATATgccaatttaaaaacattttggaaatcaGGGGATCCTAAGATATTCAATACAACCTAATTATACTGAAAATATCTGAAACAACCCTGCTGAAAcagtggagagaagggaaaggtgCTGACCTAAGTGACTTTGGAAATGAGTGGTGTCTAtaagacaaaagacaaaagaagcTATGCATAAACACTTTACTTGAGTTGATAAGATTACTTCCCATGGCTGGAtaggttaacaattctgatatCGCTATATATGTATACAGGAATTGGACAAGTAAATAGATAGTGGATGGTGGGAGCCAAGTTTCTCATCATTGGAATGGGAGGTTACAGACAAGCAAGAGGAAAAGTCCAGAGGGGTCCATGTGGTAATGGATTAGTGTTGGAGATATCAGTATTAATAGTATGAATTCAGTTTAGCTTAATGTACACACAAATCTTTACATACAGAAATGTATATAGACATTTATACACTGGTTAGTGTACATACATGTATTTCCTTGTGCTGTCAGCTGAAAGGACCTAGAAACAATACCACCTCAGAAACAACAATCACACTTAGTATCCAGATCATAGATTCTATTGTCAGCTCCCAGTAAAGGGAACCAGGGATCCATGGAAAAATGACTAATTCTAAACTGGGAGAGGGAATATACCAGATGATCTCGAGTACCTTGTAAtgctgaaatgttaaaaaaaaaaatactccccaAAATCCCACAATGATGGAGATGTAGTGGGTTGAATCATGTCCCCTCCCTGAATTCATGTCCTCCAaaaatctcagaatgtgactttatttggacgTAGGGTTTTGCAGATCTTGAAATAgttgagatgaggtcatactggaataAAGTGGACCCTAAGTCCcttgactggtgtccttataagaagaggagagaacacaCATAGACACAGAGAGGAGAATACCATGTGAAAATAGAGACAAAGATTGGAGTgagtctacaagccaaggagtaCCAACGACttccagcaaccaccagaagttGGAAGAGTCAAGGAGTACAGCCTTCCCTACAtctttcagagggagcatggccataccaacatcttgatttcagacttctttgttacaacagccctaggaaactaacacggGAAGTATGTCAAAGGGGCACAGCCAACCGAAAGAGGGATATCCATAGTGATTTTATTCCTGAGAGTATAGTATGGAAGTAGGGCAGGTGTAACTTTACAATAGTGAAACCTGACAAACAACCCCTTAATCAGGTGATCAAATTCAACATAAACaatgataagtcatgttgatagtataTACCTTTGATATGATGTAACGAAAATGATACTTTATCTTTGTGATCTTCCTCCCAAGAACACATAACTCTAgtctaataatgagaaaaaaattagataaattccAATTAAGAGACAGTCTACACAATACCTAATCAGTCTGCCTCAAAACTTTCAAGGTCATCAAAACAAGCAGTCTAAGGAATAGTCATAGCTAAGAGAAACCTAAGGGAACATTTAACAATATAATGTGATATAATGGATGGTATACTGGAACAGAACAAGTATAGAGAACAAGAAATCTCAAgggaagtaaaaatatatatgtttaacttaatgaaaaggaaaataaagcatatcaaaatttgtgggatgcagctaaactGGTTCTGAGAGGGACATTTATAGCACTAAAAtgcatacattagaaaagagaaaagtctcAAATCAGTCATCGAAGCTTGCACATAAAGAACttggaaaaataagagcaaaataaaccacAGCAagcagaatgaaggaaataataaagataagtcaataaagttaaaaaaaacaattagagaaaattaatgaaacagaaatccacttctttgaaaaaaatcaaattttgtattttcaaagggAGCCCTTCACATTTGGTCCCTTTGTTCTTTTGATATAtgtccatcatttttttttttttgccagtttattactttttgctaaaataataTGGCCCAGGCTCATCTAGTACTCTCCCTGTCCCAGTTGTAGAATCAGGCTTTTGTCCAAGGAGCACTAAATCTTTTGGGGAAGAATAGTATTTGGAAACCAATGTTAGGGCACTAGATGTTCTTATTGCTACTGATGTGTCATTGTCATTGCCTCTAGGCCTTCTCAACAAGCAGgggtgggtgtgtatgtgtttaaaatcAATTCACTGTGATTCCTCTAATTTCAATTCAATACCCCTGGGTACCTTAtagtgtttttcctttccttacttATAAATTCCTTATCCAACAATGATAAATGATAAACCCTACTCCTATTATcctcaaaatatttactgatttgcACATAGAATACAAAGAAAGCTCAGAACAAATACAAGATATTTTAGTCAGTTCTTTCTAATAAGTTTTCTGCTTCATTATCTTCCTTCTTCTCGAACTCTAACTGTACATATATCAATACTACATGATATTGCTCCATAGTCATTGAAGCTGTTCACTTATTTTCTACCATTCCCTCTCTGTTTTCCAGATTAAATCAGTTCTATTGCTCTAACTTCCAGTTTACTAACCCTTACTTTTTCCATCTCCACTCTGTTGATAAGCCCATCactgaattttgtattttagatattgtatttttcagttctagaattttcatttggtcctcttttatttttttcagtttctatttttctacagAGATTCTCTATTTATTCACTATGactctattttccttttaattcttcaatatgtttattataatttctttaaagttcTCATCttctaattctaacatctgtagCATATTGGAGCCTGTTTCTATTGACTGCATTCTCCCTTGACCAGGAGCCACATTTCCCTATTTCTTCACAtgtatagtaattttttttaagtgtctttcTCAAGAATTTATGTTTTTTCCAGAGTTCAGATATTTATTCTCCAAATTATTCTATTTATGGAAGTTATTCAAAGAGGCTTACAAGCGTTTTCAGGAAATTGATCTTATTCCAAGGCAAGCCAATATTGTTTTAGACTGTAACTTATAACTGCTTTtctacagaatgtcttttttttttttatttcaggatattatgggggcacaaacattttggttacatgtaatgcctttgcctctcccaagccagggctacaagcatgcccttcccccacatAGTGCACTCCGCCTGCATTAGTCGTGAGTctaccctccccaccaccccccacctgaccagcacccaatgaatattactgcCATgtaagcaccttagtgttgatcagttaaattTTATACTGAATTTTATGGATAATCTATTGTAGAGACTAAATTTTGTTAATGGCTTTCAAagagttttgatttttgttttagcaggGAGTTTATTCAGCTGGATTCAAACTATAAGCTCTGTTTTCCCTGCAGTTCACAGCAGCTGAAATCTCAGCTCAGTTCTCAGCCTTCCAGCTTTTTAGGTTCTTTGTAATATCGCTCATGCTTGCACGATTCAGGGTTCAGCCAAAGATTtggatatactttttaaaaatagattttggtgGCTTTCACTCTGTGAATTCCTTCTTTTTAGCATGTATTCCTAATCGTCCAGTCATGATGGCAGTACCAATGCCATCCTTTGACTCCTTTAGTCAATAAAATAGTGGTTTTCTCTAGCTTCCTGGCACTGCACCTTAGAGTAAAAGCCAAATAAATAGGAACCTTTCCCagttctatatttttcaaatgtgattCCCTTCAagttttttgcctgtttttatccTACTCCCTTGccttcaaataataatttttttaaaaagtattttatataggatttagaattatattaatagtttgcagTAGAGTCACCCCTAATCAAGCTAATTCACCATTACCAGAAGCAATATATCTGCCCAATCATTTTTGATGGTCTCTTAATGACccttattaaatttctttaaccATATCAAACAAATGCATTCTATATTTTTTTGCCAGAACATTCTTATTCTTGAATATTTGACAAGTCTGTTGcttcttctttctcttacattagctttttaaaaatttatttgtgaattttttcttaCTATGGGCTCATATTTGTTAGTGTGTTTTTATACTTTGAGGTCTGCATTTAATGTTCTTTCCTGGAAAGATTcagtttacttttgtttttggtttggggtttgtttgtttttgttagacATGTAAAAGAATCCTCCAATTCAGGATTTCTCTAaactaaatttttacttttttggaaaAACTAGGGAGTGAGAATTTTGGCCTCAAACCCACATGAGGAGATTTTTCCCGCTCCATCTAAGGCCATATCTGTAGGAGACAAGTTTCTTTACTTACGTAGTTCACCTTTTAAGCATGGGTGTTGCTCTTCAGGGCTTCTAGCTTTATGATAGGGTGCATAGTCCAAGTTACTTTTTAATGCAGGTACTAAGCATTATCTCCTATATTTATCCACCTCCCACCTTCAGTACCATGTGTAGGGTTCATGTCTAGGTCATTGAGAATTGAAAGATGATCAGAGCAGCCCTGGCTTCAGTCATTGCTGACTTCACTAGATTTCTATTTTGCCATGATTTTCAAGTTTTGACTTTTAGCTTTTCCCTTACTTTATGACTAGTGCAGTTAGTCATACAGAAAGATGTGTTTTTGTAGCCAGCATTTTAAGTGTTTGATAGCTGAAAGGTTTTTCAGGATATCTAATATACAATGTTGTTAGAAAAAGAAGTTTCGTCTAGTTTTAAGTAATGTTACTTTTGAGTTCTTTATTTACATTTGCCTTTAATCCAAGTGTTGACAATATTATGGCAGAAACAATTTGTTGTACTTAGCAGAAAGGCCTTTGGAGGATTTTCTTCAGTATAGTGGCTTATATACTGTATATAGCAGAAATTTGATACTGTTAATGATACATTTCCGTAGTTTCCCAGGCTGATGCTGGATTTTGTTTCCTTCTGAAGTGATAAAATGTTTATCACTTATGATCACACTACTAACTTTCTTGGATCTATGTTAGTGATACTACCTATCTACAAAAATGGATAGAATTAAGTAAGACTATTTAAGGATTAAATTGTCTGTCTCCGAAGTTCTTTTGTTTCTAAGAATTCACAAATTCAGAGACAGTTGTGATCAGAAGAACATGATTCTACTACTTCActtaaatgaaggaaaatttgaGTGgtcatctatccattcattcctcTCAAGCAAAATGACAATGAAATTGCTTTTTATAGATGACAATCTATTCTATGCAAAGATTTCCAAAGAAAaccacacttttaaaaatgtggttgcAATATTTATCATCTTTCATACAAATCCTCTCCCCATCTGTCCTACCCTTGCCTGTTGCCTCTTagttgcctcagttttcttgacCTACCCAAGAAGAAATGTCAAAGATATtggtaaatatttagaaaagagtGACAATAATTTTCTTCACTGTCTTTGGCCAGTAAACAATCAAATTCATTGTCACTTTAAGAAATAGGGATGGCACAGCTTTTATGCTGTCTGCCATCATCATGTCGCAGAGGTTACTATGGCAAAACCATCACATCTGCCCCGCCTggtcttacatattttttaaggaGCTTGCTAATATGTCTCTGAGACCAAAACACGATAACTATAAAAATCGAGAATTTTCTCTGCCCTCTAAATATCAcagtattcttttatttcccccaaattgtTGTATTTATACATTATGCCAGCTATTAAATCCATCTTCAGTTTGTTACTCCACTATATTGATCCCTATTATTTTCATCTCTTCCCACAAATCCAATTTTCTTATCCTTTAATAATTTTAGTGGCTTTTCTCTGAAATCTCAAGAGTACACTCCTCTCAAGATGAGTCATTGAGTCATCATCATCCCTTCCAAACTCATGAAATATATacgtatatgtatgtgtgtatatagatatatagaaatccagatagatatatagatatagatatagataataaatataaaatgcaccCTGCATAGAAACAACCAATAGATATAGGCTGATGTTGCTAAAACTTTTGATTCCAGGATCAGttatagatttataattttcCTAAATGGAGGTTGGGTCAGTCAAGGTGAGAGCTTAGGGTCTTTATGTGGTTTCTGAGCATGATTCCAACCCTGCATTGTAGACTTTCTGGTATACACTGAAATTTTTCAAAGTCCTTAGTCCTCAAAAGCATATCTCTCTTGTTTTTCCTCCTAGGCTTTTCAGTATGTCCCTCAGCTAGTACTATGTGTCTTAGGGGGCATAAAGTAGCTCATTTgcctttgaatattttaaatacttcccTCTGTATAGCCATGTTGCCGCTTCTGTACCCTGAAAGAGTtctgaattagaaaaataaaggtaattcCTTCACATTAGGCTTTGTGACACTCCCAGACAGGTCAAAAGAAACAACCACAATTCTTTGGAAACAAGAAGTCGTCTCTGCCCCAGAAACCTCTACTGGGGATGTGAGTTGTCATCTTCAAGACCAAAGCTGAGCTGGGGAAAGTGGGGATGGGTCAAGGTTGAGTTAAAATGTCACAAATATCTACCTGTTTTGAGGTGCCTTTTTCTTGATTAAATGTGAATCTTTTACTACTTTCCCAAATTCTGACAGTTTATTTTGACAGTTTTTGCCATGTTTTCCAGTGTTTCAGAGGCAGGATGTGTTCTTGGACTTCTCTACTCCATCATTTTTGCTGACATCACTCCTACCATATTCTTTTAATTGTTATCCTTATACATATAATATAGTTGATTGAATATAGAATACAAGCTGATTTTTTCATTCAGTAGATCTTTATTGTGTACATGTACATACTACATGCTAAAAACTAtcctaaaaagaaatataaaaccatgAACAAAGCAGCCTGAAACCTTGTTTCAGGAGCTTCTGTGTTTCTGAGAACACATCAAATACCAAAGCTACTGGATCAGCTAACCAGGGCCCATGGACCAATACTTGTTTTTGTACATAAAGATTTATTGGACCACAACCACAGCCATTcctttacatattgtctgtggctgcttttgaaGTACAACATCCGAGTTGAGCACAGGCATACCtcgttttattgcactttgctttatgaactttgcagatattgtattttttacaaattgaaggtttgtggcaaccctgcatggAGTAAGTCTATTGGTGACATTTTTCCAATGGCACATGCtcactctgtgtctctgtgtcacattttggtaattcttgaaatatttgaaggttttccattatttttatatctgttatggtgatctgtgatcaatgatctttgatgtAACTGtggtaattgttttggggcaccacaaataGTGCCCGTATGAGACATCAAACTTAGGAGGAAGATGCAGTGGCAGGTGCAGTGGAGCCGTGTTGTTCCCTCTTCTGCTCCTGACGCACCGCTGTTGGCTCTTGCGGAGGAACAAGTTGAGCAGGAAGCCATGCTGCAGCCATGGCTTTTAAAGATACCGGAAAAACACCCCTGGAGCCAGAAGTAGCGATTCACCGAATTAGAATTACCCTAATCAGCCGCAAAGTAAAGTCCCTGAAGAAAGTGTGTGCTGACTTGATCAGAGGCGCAAAGGAAAAGAATCTCAAAGTGAAAGGACCAGTTCAGATGCCTGCcaacactttgagaatcactacaAGAAAAACTGCTTGTGGTGAAGGTTCTAAGACTTGGGACCGCTTCCAGATGAGAATCCACAAGCGACGCATTGATTTGCATAGTCCTCCCAAGATTGTTAAGGGAATTACTTCTATCAGTATTGAGCCAGGAGTTGAGGTTGAAGTCACCATTGCAGATGCTTTAGACAactgttttaataaattaattaccagttgttaaaaaaaaagacatcaaatttaactgataaatgtgtgtgttctgactgcttcaACAATTGGCCATTCCTCGTCTCTCTTACTCTCCCCAAGTCTTcatattccctgagacacaatattgaaattaggctaatCAATAATCCTACAGCCTcaaagtgttcaagtgaaaggaagtgtcacacatctctcactttaaatcaaaggcTAGGAATGATGAATGCTCAGTGAGGAAGGCAGGTGGAAAGCTGAGATTGGCCAAAATCTAGgtctcttgcaccaaacagttatccaagtagtgaatgcaaaggaaaagttcttgaaggaaagtaaaagtgctacttcagttaacacacaaatgataagaaggtgaaacagccttattgctgacctggagaaagttttagtggtctggatagaagatcaaaacCAGCCACCACATTCCCTAATCTAGAGCAAGGCTCAaaatctcttcaattctatgaggACTGAGAGACATGAGAAAACTTCAAAAGAAAAGTATGTAGCTAGCAAAGATTGTTTCATGAGGTTaaaggaaagaagccgtctccataacataaaagttcaagatgaagcagcaagtgccgatggggaagctgcagcaagttatccagaaatctagctaagatcattggtGAAGCTGGTTACCCATAAACCACAGATTTTTGATGTAGATAAAATAACCtgctgttggaagaagatgccatctaggactttcataactagaaaggaaaagtcaatgcctgatttcaaagcttcaaagaacaggctgacttTCTTGTTAGGGCTTAAGTTAAAGACAATGCTCAGTGACCATCCCCCAGATCCGAGGATCTTTAAGAGTTATTCTAAGTCTATTCTGccagtgctctataaatggaacaacaaaacctggatgacagcacatctgtttgcATTGTCAATGTACtcagtcacccaagagctctgatgaagatgTATAAGAAggttaatgttgttttcatgcctgctaacacaacatccattccaTAATCCCATGGATTAAtgagtaatttcaacttttaagtcttattatttaagaaatacattatatAAGACTATAGATGCCATAGATAGTTATTCCTCTGATGAATcttggcaaagtaaattgaaaaccttctgaaagGATtaaccattctagatgccattaagaatatttatgattcatgggtggaggtcaaaatatcaacattaacaggagcttggaagaagttgattccaactcttatggatgactttgaggggttcaagagttcagtggaggaagtaactacagATGAGGTGGGaatagcaagagaactggaattagaagtggagcctgaagatgtgactgaattgttgcaatctcatgatcaaactttaatagatgaggagttgcttcttacggataagcaaagaaagtgatttcttaaGATAGAGGCAGCAATAGGGTTTGAGAcaattgactccaattttgaaagaagttctactgcgggtaaaatgctattaaattgtatcacatgctacagagaaatctttcttgaaaggaagagtcaatagaTGTGGCAAAGttcatttttgtgttatttttaaaaattgctgcagccaccccaaccttcagcaactgCCACCctcatcagtcagcagccatcaacactgagaAAAGCCCCTCCATGGCCAAAAGATTATGAGACACTGAAGGCTCAGaggataatttgcatttttagcaataaaatatttatttacttattagaaatggggtctcattatTACTATTGTGCACtcaatagactacagtatagtgtaaacataactttcacATGCACTgacaaaccaaaaaatttgtgattcactttattgtgacatttgctttattgtggtggtct encodes the following:
- the LOC138395952 gene encoding small ribosomal subunit protein uS10-like, whose product is MAFKDTGKTPLEPEVAIHRIRITLISRKVKSLKKVCADLIRGAKEKNLKVKGPVQMPANTLRITTRKTACGEGSKTWDRFQMRIHKRRIDLHSPPKIVKGITSISIEPGVEVEVTIADALDNCFNKLITSC